GTGGGTGACGCGTTCCTGGGAGAGAACACCCAGACCAGGGCCAGGTTTTTAATTATTGTGTGCAAGGCTGGGGTCAGGGCTCAGCTCGGTGCTCTGCTGTCAGCTATGCTGCAGAACAGGATGTCGGATTAAGGCCATCCAGCCAAAGCCgtgcccaggacagcaggggacagcagggaagtGAAGGAGCTGGGTGGTACCGAGCACTCCCGGGCACTGCCAGCTCACACCCAGCGCTCTGGGGCACAGCACGGACGGGTTCTGGGGGCTCAGCCACGCCGGgagccagcctggagcagcagcaaaggaacCTCGCAGGGCTGCGGGATGAATTCCACTCGCCCTGGCTgcaggtgaggggctggggatCACCTGTCAGGACGTACCTGCCGAGCCTGGCCAGCACAGCCTTATCTGCAAGCAGGGTTAATGTGTAACCCGGCTGTGTTTGGTTAgcccagaaaagcaaagaagtCCTGGGATAGGCACGGCCGGGACAAGGAATTGTGCAGCACGGAACGACGGACGGGCTggtaaaacaacaaaacagattaATAAGAATTTCTGgtcctgtttttctttgctctctgtgcttttcctgctggatggGCTGcgggtgaggggctggggggctctgggtACTCTGCTTTGGAAGGCTGAAATGTGGTGGGGGGTTCACCAGCAAAGCTGGACGAGGTGGTTTGAAAGTGCTGGTGGTGGGAGGAAAGCAGGGGAAAACCAGTGCTCAGACCAGCAAACAGctcaaggagctgctggggtgctTCATTTACCTGCTGAGATAGGAGGAAATTCAGATTTACCCCTGACCCCTTTCCCCCTGAGCTGGGATCCTTCCccctgggctgctcagagctgggacGGTGCCTGCGAAGGGGAATTTGCTTTGGCTGGTGTTTGGTGCCCTTTCCCAGGCAGGAGGGGTCTGGTTGCTCTGCCCCAGACAGCAAAACCGAGCTCTTCTAAGCCGGGATGAAGAGCTTGGAGTGGTGCTGGCTGGAAGAAAGTAGCCTCTTTTCTAAAGCAATTAGCATTAATTGCTACCCAGCACCTCTTTGATGGCCCCGTGGGCTTTTAAAGGACAGTTATGGCAACGgccacagcagctgagggacCTGGCCTTTggattttgataaaaaatagCTTCTTCCAAATATGTTTTTAGTTGGGGAAGAGAGCTACACCACTGAAAGCCAGctataaaacagctttttcagtACTGTGTCTTGTAAATCAAACGCTCGGTCGCGTTTTTAGCTTGTGGCTGTTACTCACCGCAAAGAAGGAACTAAAATCCTTCTGAATCATTAAAACTGGGGGTTTCAAcactgattttttcccctttcctgagCTGGATGAGTGTGCTGGAGCCGTAATCATATCAGAGAATTAATGGGCAGGAAAAGGAACTTCTTGTTTTGGTGCAGATCCTCAGCAGCGCCCGGCGGGCTCGGGCTGAACTTTGCCTCTGGTGAGCTGGGGCTCGGTGGGTGCCAAAGCCTTGGCAGCTGCTTGAGGTCCCTGCAAATGCTGTTTGaatgagagaaaattatttctgtaatagTCTGGTGGTTGGGGGGGGATCCTCATGGAGAAAATGCCTCCCTGCTGGCCCCAAGCAGCTGCACACTCAAGTTCCAGCAAGGCTTTCACTTCCCCAGGAGGGTTTTGCTGTCAGAAATTTAGGAGGGAGACAGCCGGGAGCAGCACAACAACCGTGGTCAAACCTCCAGCAACTTAGGAGTCGATGTAAATCTATAAATCTAGATCTCTAGTTTtgataaaaatctaaatttcacGTTGTGGATGTTCCAGTGCAGAGGCCTAAAGTCCCCcaagctcagctctgcttcctgaCAGCTCAAATCCCTGGCTGTGAAGGGATCTGAATCCAAAGAATCCAGGGAATTGCTGTTCCAAAGCCACCACTTACTGCAACGTCACTTAAGCAGTAAATAATGCAAAGCTGAGATTGGAATATTAAACTCCTCCTGCATGGAAGGATTAGATCTGTCAGGGCGTGGGTgttgaaatctgatttttgcaGCATATTCCAATTATAAAAGAATTCTTTCAGGGTCTAACGCTCTGAACAAGCAGCCAGTTCTGCTCACTTATCGCTGGATCTAATTCCCTGATCCTGCTAcgaggaaaaaaagcagcagtgtgttCCTGCTGGCAGGTTCCAGCACAAAGGGCTCCTCTGTCTCCCGAGGAGCAAATCCTCTCGCGTGGGTCCGTGTGTCTTGGAGGGggtgttgctgtttgttttgctgctccCTCTCGCCCCCACAGCCCAGTTCCCTCCCCAAAAACGGGCTGGTGCACGTGGAGGAGACTAATTGGCGGTGCCAGGAGGTTTTGGGAGCTTGGTGTTTTGCGTTTGACACGTCCTGTGGgtgctcagcagagctctgtgcagggaTAACTGTGCCCTGTGCCCCGCTGCTGGAAACCCAAACCCAGGGGGTTTGTCACACTGGGGTCCCTCTGGTGATGGATGCATCCAGAAGAGCATCAGGGGgatgctgctgtgagcagggggGACCTTGGGGTGCTGCTCCAACccccctgggcacagccctgctccccacaagctgtgccagccctgtccccaaaCACACCCAGGCGTGCCCCAAAGGCCTGGGGACacctccctggggacacctccctggggacacctccctggggacacctcccCAGGGCCCCCAAGGAAgggtggcagaggcagctccttgCCAGGAGGAAGCCCTGACAGAGTGAGGATGTGAGTAACCAGCAGCATTTCGGGCCAGCACGTTCATAAattggagctgcagggctggcacagggtgtggCAGAGGAAACAGTTCCCATGAGCCGGGGCTGGGATTTCTGAGCCTCTCTGAGCCTGAGCTGGGCTTACAGCTTTGTCTTGTGCCTTATCTACCCCTCTGAGATGATCAGAGACCCACCAACACAAGTTGGCTGTGCAGAGATGACCCTGTTTCCAATTATTTTGGGGAAAACTTCAAGGATGGTTTTtaaaatcccagctgtgccttctcctggagccagcagcctAAGATGGGGCACAGCTCCTCCATCCAGCAGCTTCAGAGCCTGCCTGTCCTCCCTCCCAGTGTGCTTGAGTCACCCCTGGGGGAACCTCACAACTTaatccttctcctttctcctgctccagccggGATATTTCCCCCGTGCCAGCCTCCAGGGCAGCCCGTGCTATGCCtaggaaggagctggggatggctggCTGCAACTCTGGCAGCTGTGACAGCATGGCCAGCACGGCCTCCAACCACTCACAGCGGGTGAGTAACCCCggggagcccagcccagctcacccctctgagctgcagaaggaTTCTGGGGGGATCTCACCTCAAATCTGTTCTCAATCTGCTCTCCATCGGTGCTTTGGAGGCAGCTGGAGGCCCTGAGACAGCACCAGGACCAGATAATTCCTGCCCCAGAGCACTGCCAGCCTTCCCATTCTGCCACGTGTGCCCTCGCCgctgcaggggctgctctgggccagGATGGGATNNNNNNNNNNNNNNNNNNNNNNNNNNNNNNNNNNNNNNNNNNNNNNNNNNNNNNNNNNNNNNNNNNNNNNNNNNNNNNNNNNNNNNNNNNNNNNNNNNNNNNNNNNNNNNNNNNNNNNNNNNNNNNNNNNNNNNNNNNNNNNNNNNNNNNNNNNNNNNNNNNNNNNNNNNNNNNNNNNNNNNNNNNNNNNNNNNNNNNNNNNNNNNNNNNNNNNNNNNNNNNNNNNNNNNNNNNNNNNNNNNNNNNNNNNNNNNNNNNNNNNNNNNNNNNNNNNNNNNNNNNNNNNNNNNNNNNNNNNNNNNNNNNNNNNNNNNNNNNNNNNNNNtgctgtgctgccagggctgcagggatcAGACCAGCTGGGTGAGTGACTGCACTGGAGCGAGCTGAGCTCCTCCAGTTTCCCCAGTTGAGATGAGTTTGGACCGTGGGTGTAGATGTGGAATTCTTCACTATCAGTTCATTAAAGCTTGTTTGTCTCCCTGCACCGATTCTGAGACTGATGGGCTAATTACATCCTGCCTGACTCGGAGCATAATTGATATGTGTGAGAGCAGCCCAGGCCTGGCAGCTTCTCCATTTGCTGTGTTGCAAACCAGAACCAAACCCTCCGAGTCTAATGGGGATGGAAGAACTGGTTGTGATACTGCACAGGAGAAGATTTGGATAAGGTGTCTCTGCAAAACAACTCCACCTGGGATAATTCCTGCTCGCTGATCTGATGTGCATTCCATCCTGCCCTGCGCTTCATTTTGTCCAGGACAGGTTGCAGGAATCACTTTGATATCTGATATTGCAATAAcacatctcctgctgctcaaaacacaacaaaaattcaCCAACTCTTGCTCAGGTACAAATGGGAGAGCAAGGAGAGTTCATCACCTGCACAGAAACCTTCATTATTTACTGAATCATTCTAAGATTCAGCATTGCTGAGCAGTACAGGTGTCTGTAGCTACAGATTTGTTACTCCTCTGCTCACactttaatttaaagaaataaaagaccaAGCTCCCAAGTTCAGAAAAATCCACCTTCTGACCCACAGAGTAGGGTACTATAAAAAAGGCTTTAAGTATATAtatgtttcttatttttaatggagGTTGTCTAATTTTCTGGAGCAGTAAATACTCATTATTCAACAGCCACTGGCCAAGCAGCTGTCACAGGCTCTCTAAACTACCTGgactttaaatagaaaaatatgaaatagtaaaataatgtataatatattaaaaatataatattaacataaagttatatatataaagttatatagttatatatgtagtataaaaaaaacctctctttttttatatatatgtagtATAAAGTAAATctctctttttatatatatatgtgatatAAAGTAAATCTcccttttatatatatatgtgtgtatataaatatatgtggtATAAGGTAAATCCtcatatatatctatacatgtttgtgtgtgtatgtatatatatatggatatatatacatatatgtgtgtgtatatatatatttgtggtATAAAATAAACCTCTCTTTCTCTTATATGTATATATGGTATAAAGTAAACCtctctcatatatatatatNNNNNNNNNNNNNNNNNNNNNNNNNNNNNNNNNNNNNNNNNNNNNNNNNNNNNNNNNNNNNNNNNNNNNNNNNNNNNNNNNNNNNNNNNNNNNNNNNNNNNNNNNNNNNNNNNNNNNNNNNNNNNNNNNNNNNNNNNNNNNNNNNNNNNNNNNNNNNNNNNNNNNNNNNNNNNNNNNNNNNNNNNNNNNNNNNNNNNNNNNNNNNNNNNNNNNNNNNNNNNNNNNNNNNNNNNNNNNNNNNNNNNNNNNNNNNNNNNNNNNNNNNNNNNNNNNNNNNNNNNNNNNNNNNNNNNNNNNNNNNNNNNNNNNNNNNNNNNNNNNNNNNNNNNNNNNNNNNNNNNNNNNNNNNNNNNNNNNNNNNNNNNNNNNNNNNNNNNNNNNNNNNNNNNNNNNNNNNNNNNNNNNNNNNNNNNNNNNNNNNNNNNNNNNNNNNNNNNNNNNNNNNNNNNNNNNNNNNNNNNNNNNNNNNNNNNNNNNNNNNNNNNNNNNNNNNNNNNNNNNNNNNNNNNNNNNNNNNNNNNNNNNNNNNNNNNNNNNNNNNNNNNNNNNNNNNNNNNNNNNNNNNNNNNNNNNNNNNNNNNNNNNNNNNNNNNNNNNNNNNNNNNNNNNNNNNNNNNNNNNNNNNNNNNNNNNNNNNNNNNNNNNNNNNNNNNNNNNNNNNNNNNNNNNNNNNNNNNNNNNNNNNNNNNNNNNNNNNNNNNNNNNNNNNNNNNNNNNNNNNNNNNNNNNNNNNNNNNNNNNNNNNNNNNNNNNNNNNNNNNNNNNNNNNNNNNNNNNNNNNNNNNNNNNNNNNNNNNNNNNNNNNNNNNNNNNNNNNNNNNNNNNNNNNNNNNNNNNNNNNNNNNNNNNNNNNNNNNNNNNNNNNNNNNNNNNNNNNNNNNNNNNNNNNNNNNNNNNNNNNNNNNNNNNNNNNNNNNNNNNNNNNNNNNNNNNNNNNNNNNNNNNNNNNNNNNNNNNNNNNNNNNNNNNNNNNNNNNNNNNNNNNNNNNNNNNNNNNNNNNNNNNNNNNNNNNNNNNNNNNNNNNNNNNNNNNNNNNNNNNNNNNNNNNNNNNNNNNNNNNNNNNNNNNNNNNNNNNNNNNNNNNNNNNNNNNNNNNNNNNNNNNNNNNNNNNNNNNNNNNNNNNNNNNNNNNNNNNNNNNNNNNNNNNNNNNNNNNNNNNNNNNNNNNNNNNNNNNNNNNNNNNNNNNNNNNNNNNNNNNNNNNNNNNNNNNNNNNNNNNNNNNNNNNNNNNNNNNNNNNNNNNNNNNNNNNNNNNNNNNNNNNNNNNNNNNNNNNNNNNNNNNNNNNNNNNNNNNNNNNNNNNNNNNNNNNNNNNNNNNNNNNNNNNNNNNNNNNNNNNNNNNNNNNNNNNNNNNNNNNNNNNNNNNNNNNNNNNNNNNNNNNNNNNNNNNNNNNNNNNNNNNNNNNNNNNNNNNNNNNNNNNNNNNNNNNNNNNNNNNNNNNNNNNNNNNNNNNNNNNNNNNNNNNNNNNNNNNNNNNNNNNNNNNNNNNNNNNNNNNNNNNNNNNNNNNNNNNNNNNNNNNNNNNNNNNNNNNNNNNNNNNNNNNNNNNNNNNNNNNNNNNNNNNNNNNNNNNNNNNNNNNNNNNNNNNNNNNNNNNNNNNNNNNNNNNNNNNNNNNNNNNNNNNNNNNNNNNNNNNNNNNNNNNNNNNNNNNNNNNNNNNNNNNNNNNNNNNNNNNNNNNNNNNNNNNNNNNNNNNNNNNNNNNNNNNNNNNNNNNNNNNNNNNNNNNNNNNNNNNNNNNNNNNNNNNNNNNNNNNNNNNNNNNNNNNNNNNNNNNNNNNNNNNNNNNNNNNNNNNNNNNNNNNNNNNNNNNNNNNNNNNNNNNNNNNNNNNNNNNNNNNNNNNNNNNNNNNNNNNNNNNNNNNNNNNNNNNNNNNNNNNNNNNNNNNNNNNNNNNNATCCCTGTGCTCcgggcagagcagcagagctctccttatataaatatataatatttaatatataaataatatataattaatataattattatagaTAATATAactattataaataatataattaatgatataataaatgaattaatgaaaatataatatataatatactgtttcatatttcatatattttatattttatattatatatattatgtcatataatatatattatatataatgtatttttatatattatacattacatatatattacatatatattatatattatatattatttattattatatatatatatatatatatatgctcagagcagggatcaGCAGCGTGGTGGGGCTGAGGAGAGTGGGAAAACcatctctgcctcctccagctccctctctctcttcccagaTGTTGGCAATGGGATTCCCACTCGGAGCAGGGACCAGCAGCGTGGTGAGGCTGAGCACAGTGGGAAAATCATCTCAGCcccctccagcccaggctgccccGGCACCCCGAGGAACATCCCTGCAGCCAACGGAGCTTCTGGCAGCAAAGGAAGGGTCCCCACGGTGCCAGCGGGTAAAGCAGCGCAGGAGGTGCCCAAGGAGGGGCTGGACCGAGCCAGCTCAGGAAGCCACATGAAATCCGTGATTATCCGGCCTCCAGAGCCCTTCCAGGATGAGCTGGAGTGGTCACGCAGCCCTCGCTCAGACGCCGAGGGGGAGGCGGCCAAGGAGACCAAGACCCGGACTTTGTGGGGCCACCAGGAGAAATCCATGCTGGAAGAGGCCCCTCAGGACCCCGATGCCAAGCGTGGGCCTCCAACTGCCCCCAAACCACGCAAGCTGCCCCCAAACATCatcctgaaaagcagcaggaacagctcagtGCCGCTGCCCACGGAGCACAACCACAAGGTGAAAGCAGCACCTCCACCCTCAGCCacccctcagcccagccctgccggGGACAGCGCTGCTGAAAAGGGGAATTCGGGCCACCTCGACCccaaggagaaggagaaagccCGACGGGAAGCCCTGGAGAAGTTGGGACTGTCCCAGGCCAGGAGGGAGCCCAGcgcccagctccatccccaccccaggGAGACGCCGCTCCCcgtccctgggcagcctggggagggctCGGTGCCGGGGATCCGGCAGATGACCTTCAAATCCAACACCCTGGAGCGCTCCGGggtggggctgggcagctccatcagcagcagcaaggagcagaacagcaggagcagcagcagctccctgggcaaGATGTCCTTCATCGAGCGCCTGGCCCCCAGCTTCCTGCGGGGCGGCCGCCCCCGGCCCACCTCCCTCGGGCCAGGGAAGGACTTTGGTGGCCTGAAGGAGAGTGAGGAGCAGGACAAGAGCAGCAAGAGGAGATCCCACCCTCTGCCCAGCTTCCCCAGGCCCTCGCGCTCTGCTGTGAGCGTGAAGATCTCCCCGAAGGCCGCGGCCGACGAGAACCGGCGCGAGGCGCTCAAGAAGTTGGGGCTGCTGAAGGAATAGCTCGTGGGGCTGGTGGAAAAGGGGCTTTTCACCCCAAATCCAGCGGCCTCAGGCACGAGcatctgctgccagctcctgccccagcgCCAGGGGAGAGGTGTTGGGAGCTTCACGCCAAAGGAACGGTGCGTGGACAGAATATTTTGTATATAGCAGATGTGTGTGAGCTTTTTGTTTATACAGAGCATCTCTCA
The Parus major isolate Abel chromosome 26, Parus_major1.1, whole genome shotgun sequence DNA segment above includes these coding regions:
- the C26H1orf116 gene encoding specifically androgen-regulated gene protein; protein product: MNSTRPGCSRDISPVPASRAARAMPRKELGMAGCNSGSCDSMASTASNHSQRVSNPGEPSPAHPSELQKDSGGISPQICSQSALHRCFGGSWRDQQRGGAEESGKTISASSSSLSLFPDVGNGIPTRSRDQQRGEAEHSGKIISAPSSPGCPGTPRNIPAANGASGSKGRVPTVPAGKAAQEVPKEGLDRASSGSHMKSVIIRPPEPFQDELEWSRSPRSDAEGEAAKETKTRTLWGHQEKSMLEEAPQDPDAKRGPPTAPKPRKLPPNIILKSSRNSSVPLPTEHNHKVKAAPPPSATPQPSPAGDSAAEKGNSGHLDPKEKEKARREALEKLGLSQARREPSAQLHPHPRETPLPVPGQPGEGSVPGIRQMTFKSNTLERSGVGLGSSISSSKEQNSRSSSSSLGKMSFIERLAPSFLRGGRPRPTSLGPGKDFGGLKESEEQDKSSKRRSHPLPSFPRPSRSAVSVKISPKAAADENRREALKKLGLLKE